The sequence GTTGGAGCTTGTCCGCGGTGGACGGACTCACGCCCTCCAAGGCCTGCGCGGCATGGAGGAAGAAACGGCGCGTGACCGACCACAAGCGCGACGCGCTGATCCCGGTCCCGTCTTCTGCCAGGCCGGGCACCAGCGCGATCTTGGGATTCCAGCGCGACCGCGTCACGGGCAGGCCGCGTTGTGCCAGATACTGGTCGAGCGCACCCCGCGCCAGCAGCGGCAAGGCCACCTTGCCGTGCTTGCTGCCCTTGCCGACCACGTTCAGCCAGTCGTCGCCCTGCGCATCGTGCTCGATGCCGCCCAGCCGGGCGTCGACCATCTCGCTGGGCCGCAGGCCCGTCGCGTACCAGAAGTCCAGCACGAAGCGCAGGCGCTGGGCGCCCTCCTCGCTCCACCCGCCGATCCACTCGATGCCGTCGGCGGTGGAGCGAATCAGCGTCCATTCGTGCTCCGTGAACACCCGGGATGCATCGAGGGCGCCGCCACGGCCCGTTCCCTTGACCTTCACACCAGCAAACGGATTGGCCAGCACATAGCGCTGCTCGATCAGCCAGCGATACAGGGCGCCGATCACGGACAGTGCATAGGCGACGGAGCGCGGCGCCAGTGGTCCCTGGAAGGGGCGCCATTCCGCGGACGTGCGCGGCCGCGCGGGGCCGACCCAGCGTTCCCGCGGCGATGGTCGTCGCAAGAAGGCGCGGTACGCCACGGCATCCTCGGTCGTCAGCGACGACAGCGCCTTGCCGCGCTCGAGGATCGCCCACAGCATGAGCCGCTCCGCTTCCTTGCGGTAGGCCCGTTGGGTCGCCGCTGCGTCCTGCAGGCCCAGCCAGGCCTGGACGGCCTCGTAGTCGTTGCTGGCGGACAGAGTGCAGGTGGCTTGCGGCGCCCGGAAGGTGCCCCGGGTGCCATCGACTTCCTGTGGCACGACCAGGTGTTCCCACGGCGCGGTCTCGGTCCGCGGCACGACCACCAGCGACCTCGCCCGTTCGGTCAGGGCCGGATGGGCGGCGAAGAACTCCTCGATCTGGCTCGCGCTGCGTGCTCCGAGGCCGGGCACGGCGGCCCACCATCGGCGTCGGCGCGGCACCCGCACCGTCAGATCGGCCAGTGTCCGGATGCCGGCGTTTTGCAGGGCCCGCGCAGCACGCGTCGGCAACCAGCGATCGACGGTGTCCGTCACCATCGGCGCTGGCAGGGGTAAAGACTGCAGCTTCTCGATGGCATCTCTGACCGCTCGGGCGCGTTGCTCGCGCTCGGCTGCTGGGTGCGCGATCAGCGCGGCCAGGTCGTCGCGGTGCCGCAGCCGCGCATAGCTCGCCAGCTGGCGCCGGATATCGCCCAGCATGGCGCGAGAGGACTGTCCTGTCGCCTTGCTGGCCCCGAGGTACTGCACGACGGCAGCGCGTGCCGGCAGGCCCGCGTACCAGGCGCGCAGCGCCGCCAGCTGCGAGGCGCTGGGGAACTCGCCATTTTCGGCCCCTGCCCCGTTTACCGTGCCTACTTTCATGCCCGTCAGTTTAGCCGCATGAACTTGCTATGGTGATAAGAAGAGTTATCGTAATAGAACCGTAAAGCAATTCGTTTGTTCTGCGCGTTATCACTTGGAAGACTATCTCGCGAGCCAACCGTGCTGCCAGACGCGAGTGGCCCGGCATAAGCCGTACCTTGTTCAGTTACAGCAGGCTCGACTCGCGCGCCTTGGCGATAGCTTGCGAACGGTTGCGCACACCCAGCTTCTCGAAGATCTGGCTCACGTGCCACTTGGCCGTGCGTACCGTGATGACGAGCTGAGTCGCGATCTGCTGGTTGCCCAGGCCCTGGCTCACGAGGCGCAGCACTTCGAGCTGTGTCGGCGTCAATCCAGCCGGCGCGGGGCTCCCGTTGGCGCTCGCCGCCACGGGCTGGCGGAAAAATTCCAGTAATTCGTTGACGAACGCGGAATTGGCCGAGGCCATTCGGTCCGCCAGGTATACGCCTCAGTAGGTCAAGGGCGACGCCCAAGCGAGTGGGCAACAGCAGACCGGTGGATGCGGGTGCGCCAGCCGTAGGGCCGCGCCAGTTGATATAGGTCAACAAGCTGCGCCTGTCCGAGGTTCATGCTGCGGCTAGTACAGGAGCCCAGCATGAATCACCAGCAGCACACCCGGCCTTCATTCTGGAAGACGCCCTTCGGCATAGTCGCAACCCTCGTTGCGGTTGCTGTGAGCATCTACCTGTACGTGGCCCACAAGAATCATCTGCTGGCGTTGCTGCCCTATGCCTTCCTGGCCACCTGTCCACTGATGCACGTCTTCATGCATCGGGGGCACGGCCATGGCGGCCATACACACGGCGGCCGGAACGGCGATGGCTCGCAGAGCAGCTAAGATTGCCGAGCTTGTCTCCGGTCTAGGCGCCATCGTCTTGGGCGCCGGCCTCGCCTTGCTGGTGCCGGATGTTCTTCGCGCATTCGCAATCCCGATCCTCGTGGCCGGCATCCTGGTGCACGGGGTCGGAATGAGCCTGAAGCACCGGCTGGAAGCGGTCGAGCGCGAACCGCTCTGGTGGGAAAAGGGGCTCTTCTGGCTTTGCAGGCTTTGCTTAGGGATCTTGGCGGCCTGGTTGTTCCTCCGTCTGTTCACGATCTGAGGCTGACCCAGAGACAGCAGAACTCACGTCGATATCGGTGGTCGAAG is a genomic window of Variovorax sp. V213 containing:
- a CDS encoding DUF2933 domain-containing protein; protein product: MNHQQHTRPSFWKTPFGIVATLVAVAVSIYLYVAHKNHLLALLPYAFLATCPLMHVFMHRGHGHGGHTHGGRNGDGSQSS
- a CDS encoding phage integrase family protein; this encodes MKVGTVNGAGAENGEFPSASQLAALRAWYAGLPARAAVVQYLGASKATGQSSRAMLGDIRRQLASYARLRHRDDLAALIAHPAAEREQRARAVRDAIEKLQSLPLPAPMVTDTVDRWLPTRAARALQNAGIRTLADLTVRVPRRRRWWAAVPGLGARSASQIEEFFAAHPALTERARSLVVVPRTETAPWEHLVVPQEVDGTRGTFRAPQATCTLSASNDYEAVQAWLGLQDAAATQRAYRKEAERLMLWAILERGKALSSLTTEDAVAYRAFLRRPSPRERWVGPARPRTSAEWRPFQGPLAPRSVAYALSVIGALYRWLIEQRYVLANPFAGVKVKGTGRGGALDASRVFTEHEWTLIRSTADGIEWIGGWSEEGAQRLRFVLDFWYATGLRPSEMVDARLGGIEHDAQGDDWLNVVGKGSKHGKVALPLLARGALDQYLAQRGLPVTRSRWNPKIALVPGLAEDGTGISASRLWSVTRRFFLHAAQALEGVSPSTADKLQRATPHWMRHTHATHALARGVELTTVRDNLRHASVATTSVYLHTDEVKRARQIGDAFPAWSSARAR
- a CDS encoding response regulator transcription factor yields the protein MASANSAFVNELLEFFRQPVAASANGSPAPAGLTPTQLEVLRLVSQGLGNQQIATQLVITVRTAKWHVSQIFEKLGVRNRSQAIAKARESSLL